TTCAAGGCGAAATGAATTCGCCGAATCTCACGCTCAAACTAAGCGGGATAAACGTCTTTGCGTCTTTGCGTCTTGGCGCGAGATTTAAACTTAGAATATTAAGTGCAGCCTCAAGGAGAAATGGTATGAGATCGATTTTAAATCAAACTTGCCAAGATGTTGATTGCTAAAGCTAGGATGACTGTATTAAAGAAAAAGGTCAAAACTTCATGGATTAAAACTAGCCGTCTTAACAAGCGTGAGTTTATGGGGACATCGGAAACTTGGCAAGTCATACCAATTCCTAATGAGAAGTAAAGAAAATCCCAATAATCAGGCTGTTTTTCGGTGGGAAAATCTAAAGCATCTGGCAGACGAGAGGGAGTGCTTTTTGGTTGATAATACAAGTGTGCATAGTGCAAAGCAAACATAGTATGAATCAATAGCCAAGAAGCAACAATCGTCACCAAGGTTAAGATTATATGTAATCTGAGGATCGGCGCAGAAATAGCTTTATTTCCTGAAAGCATAAAGCCAATAGCCAGAAGACTAGCGCAAGCTGCTGCAACCACCACAATTAAAATTGTCCAACGGCTCTCATCTTGACGCTGAGAATAACGCTGCATTTTTTTAGTTGTAGCTTTAATCATCATTAGCCAAACCAAGGTTAAAAAAATAATCACCCCTACGTCCCAAGCAACAATAATCCGAGTCGCTAGATGCATCCATTGAGGAAGTAGCAAATAAATTAATACTGCAACTAAAATAGCAATGACAAGACGTGGTTTGGCGTCTAAATGTTTTAGCAATTGTAGATCGACATGATAAATAGCAAACTATATTAAATAATAAGCGATTGAAAAAAAATCACCGCTCATCTAAGCAGATTAAGTTAAAGCGATCGCTTTGCCCATCGATCTGGTTAAATCTTGATTAATCCAGACTCTTAAAGATAAATTCCTATTATTCTGATAAGTTCATATAATAGGACTTAATGTAACTTAACCTGTTGATCAGCAGTCGCTAGCAATGAACAGCATCTTTTTAGACCGTCTTAATAGCCCTAACCGTCCTGTATTAGTTTTAGATGGTGCGATGGGAACAAACCTTCAAGTTCAAAATCTCACCGCCGAGGATTTTGGTGGAGAGAAATACGAAGGATGTAACGAATATTTAGTCCATACCAAACCTGAAGCAGTCGCCACAGTTCACCGTGGCTTCCTAGAAGCTGGTGCAGATATTATTGAAACTGATACTTTTGGTGGGACATCGATTGTCTTAGCTGAATATGATTTGGGCGACCAAGCCTACTATCTGAATAAAACTGCTGCGGAATTAGCCAAAAAGTTAGCAATCGAGTATTCTACTCCTGAAAAACCCCGATTTGTCGCGGGTTCGATGGGCCCTGGAACTAAATTACCGACCTTGGGACATATTGACTATGATACATTGCTGGTTAATTACAAAGAACAGGCAGAAGGATTATATGACGGTGGAGTAGATTTATTTTTAGTTGAAACCTGTATGGATGTGTTGCAGATTAAAGCAGCACTCAACGGGATTGAAGAAGTATTTAAGGAAAAAGGCGATCGCCGTCCATTGATGGTGTCCGTGACCATGGAACAAATGGGGACAATGCTTTCTGGTTCAACCATGGAATCAGCTTTGGCAATTTTAGAACCATTTCCTATTGATATTTTAGGTCTGAACTGCGCTACAGGGCCAGACCTAATGAAAGAGCATATTAAACATTTGTCGGAACATTCTCCCTTTGTAGTGTCCTGTGTGCCTAATGCTGGTTTACCAGAGAATATTGGCGGACAAGCTCACTATAAATTAACGCCGTTGGAACTGCGTATGGCGTTGATGCACTTCGTGGAAGATTTGGGAGTCCAAATTATTGGCGGCTGTTGTGGCACTCGTTACGACCACATTAAGTCTCTGGCGGAGATGTCAGGGGATTTAACCCCCAAAGAACGGCATCCCCATTACGAACCTTCTGCTGCCTCGATCTATAGCACTCAACCCTATATTCAAGATAATTCCTTCTTGATCGTGGGGGAAAGATTAAATGCCAGTGGTTCTAAAAAATGTCGAGAATTACTCAACGAGGAAGATTGGGATAGTTTAGTCGCTTTAGCTAAGTCTCAGGTCAAAGAAGGCGCTCATATTCTTGATGTCAACGTAGACTATGTGGGACGAGATGGCGAAAAAGACATGAAGGAACTAGCTTCTCGTCTGGTTAATAACGTCACCCTACCTCTGATGCTAGACTCCACAGAATGGACGAAAATGGAAGCAGGGTTAAAGGTTGCTGGTGGTAAATGCATCCTCAACTCCACTAATTATGAAGATGGAGAAGAAAGATTTTATCAAGTATTAGAGCTAGCTAAAAGATATGGCGCTGGCATCGTTATTGGTACTATTGACGAAGATGGGATGGGACGCACTGCGGAGCAAAAATTTGCGATCGCCAAACGTGCTTATAATGCAGCAGTAGAATATGGTATCCGCCCCGAAGAAATATTTTTCGACCCTCTGGCTTTACCGGTATCCACTGGGATTGAAGAAGATCGCGAAAACGGCAAAGCAACGGTAGAAGCTACTAAAAGAATTAGGGCAGAGTTACCAGGCTGTCACGTATTGTTAGGGGTTTCTAATGTTTCCTTTGGTCTAAATCTAGCATCCAGGCAAGTATTAAATTCAGTCTTCCTGCACGAATGTATGCAGGTGGGATTGGATTCGGCAATTGTCAATGCCAGCAAGATTCTACCCCTGTCTAAAATTGATCCTCAGCATCAAAAAATTTGCCATGACTTGATCTATGACAAACGAGAGTTTGACGGCGATATTTGTACCTACGATCCGTTAGGAGAATTAACCACCCTCTTTGCTGGTCAGAAAGTCAAAAAATCTGAAGCAGTAGATAAAAATCTGCCCATTGAGGAACGTCTTAAACAGCACATTATCGATGGTGAACGTATTGGTCTAGACGAAGCTTTAGATGAAGCTTTACAGCAGTATCCACCCTTGGATATTGTTAATACCTTCTTGTTAGATGGCATGAAGGTTGTCGGTGAACTATTTGGTTCGGGACAAATGCAGCTTCCTTTCGTACTGCAATCAGCGCAAACCATGAAGGCTGCTGTAGCACACCTTGAGCCTCACATGGATAAAGAGGAAGCTGACGATAATGGCAAAGGTAAATTTATTATTGCCACAGTTAAGGGTGACGTTCACGATATTGGCAAAAACTTAGTCGATATTATCCTGTCCAACAATGGTTATAAAGTAATCAACCTAGGCATCAAACAGCCAGTAGAAAGTATCATCAAAGCTTACGAAGAACATCAACCAGACTGTATCGCTATGAGCGGTTTACTGGTTAAATCCACCGCCTTTATGAAAGACAACTTGGAAACTTTTAATGAAAAAGGTATTACCATTCCCGTGATTTTAGGTGGTGCAGCCTTAACGCCTAAGTTTGTTAATCAAGATTGCCAGAATACTTATAAAGGCAAGGTTATCTATGGTAAGGATGCATTTGCCGATCTTCATTTCATGGATAAATTGATGCCAGCGAAGGCAGAAAACAATTGGGATGATCTTAAGGGATTTTTAAATGAAGCCGACGATGGTACGGGCGATTCGCGTACGGAAAATGGAAATGAAATTCCGTTCGAGGGAGAGAACCAAGACAAAATCTTTGTGGATGAAGTCAGCAAAAAGCAAGAACCTGCGGTAATTGACACCAGACGTTCTGACGAGGTTAGCTTGGATATCGATCGCCCGACACCTCCTTTCTGGGGTAGCAAGATCCTCGAACCAGCAGATATTCCTCTAGCGGAAGTGTTCCCCTATCTAGACTTACAGGCTTTATTTGTCGGGCAATGGCAATTCCGCAAACCAAAAGATCAATCACGACAAGAATATGATGAATTTCTCGCCAGAAAAGTTAATCCTATCTTAGAGGAATGGCAACAAAGAATTATTGCCGATAATCTTTTGCATCCTACAGTGATATATGGTTACTTCCCTTGTAACGCCGAAGGAAATACCTTATATATATACGATCCCGTAGAGGCTATTCGGGAAACGCCCCTCCCAGAACCCATAACGTCATTTGAATTTCCCCGTCAGAGTTCGGGCAAACGTCTTTGCATCGCCGATTTCTTTGCCAGTAGAGAATCTGGTCAAGTTGATGTCTTTCCCATGCAGGCGGTGACAGTGGGGGAAATTGCCACAGAATACGCACAAAAACTCTTTCAGGCTGATAATTACACTGAATATCTGTACTTCCACGGTATGGCGGTTCAGATGGCAGAAGCACTAGCCGAATGGACTCACGCTAGAATTAGGCACGAGTTAGGCTTTGCCGCCGAAGAATCTAGCAGCATCCGCGATATCCTACAGCAGCGCTATCGAGGTTCCCGCTATAGTTTTGGTTATCCTGCTTGTCCTAACATTGCGGATCAGTTTAAGCAGCTAGATTTACTCGATACTAAGCGAATTAAAATGTACATGGATGAAAGTGAACAACTCTATCCTGAACAGTCCACTACGGCGATTATTACCTATCACCCCGCAGCGAGATACTTTAGTACCTAATGACAGACTTAATCTATCTTAATTACAATTGTCTTCAAAGAGGTTTTGACGATCTTACACAAACTAGAATTAAGATAGAAGCGATCGCCTGTCAAGAGATTTTTACTCAAGCCGAGAGGGATAAAGTAACTTTAATCTGGTCTTTTATGCACCAAGATGAAACCTTGCTTTGTCCTTTTCCTTAAAGAAAATATAAGGATACCGCTACGCGTCCTAAAGGACTTGTCTCGCATAGTTTCCGTCGCGTTTTGGGTAGGAAGATTCCCACCCAAAAGCCGACGGGGAGATACCGCTCCGCATATCGCGTCACGCGAAGCTAGTCCTTTAGGGCATATCCTTTAGCGCGCGAAACTTAAACCAATTCCAATTCAGGTAAAGCCTTGTGAATTGTACCCAACCAGTCAATCAAATCATTTAATTGTTTTTGGGGCTTCGCGATACCTAAACCCCGCACAATAACTTTCTTGGGCGCATAGACAAAACGCGATCGCAAGTGCTTCGGCAAATTCTCGGCGATTAGATTCCAAGCTGGTTCAGCCATCGGGGTTTCTAAGACAATATTTTGTTGTCCTTCGGGTTTAATACGCGAGAAGCCGATCGCTTTAGCAATTTGTTTTAATTCCATTACCTGAATTAATTGCTGGGTTGGGGAAGGGAGAGAACCATAACGATCTTCCCATTCGGCGGCAATTTGCACGAGTTCTTTTTTGGAGGTAGCAGTAGCGATCGCACGGTAGGCATCCATTTTTTGCTCTGGATCGCTGATATAGTTGGCAGGGATGAAGGATGTAAGTTTAAGATCGATTTGGGTATCTTCTACCTTGGGTATTTCTTGTCCCTGGATTTCTTGGATCGACTCTTGCAGCATTTCCATATAGAGATCGAAGCCAATTTGCGTCATTTGCCCTGATTGTTCTGCACCGAGAAGACTACCTACTCCACGTATTTCCATATCCCGCGTTGCCAATTGATAGCCAGAACCAAGTTGGCTAAATTCTTGTAAGGCGCGGAGTCTTTTGCGGGCGGTTTCTGATAATGTTTGTTTACTGGGGTATAGTAGCCAAGCGTGGGCTTGAGTACCCGATCGCCCAACTCTACCTCTTAATTGATACAGTTGAGATAAGCCAAATTTTTGGGAATCTTCGACAATAATGGTATTGACGCGAGGGATATCCAAACCCGATTCGATGATGGTGGTGCAAAGCAGTAAATCAGATTCGCCGTTGTTAAAAGTAAGCATGGTAGACTCTAATTCCGATTCTGGCATCTGTCCATGAGCGATCGCAATTTTAATTCCAGGAATCATGGTTCTCAGTTGGGCGCTAATCTCTTCAATCCCTTCGACACGAGGAACTACATAGAAAATCTGTCCACCGCGATCGAGTTCATTACGGATGGCGTTACGGATCACTTCTGGGTTATAGGGGGAAAGATGAGTTTTAATTGGACGACGGGATGGGGGAGGAGTGGTAATCAGGCTCATTTCCCGAATTCCTGACAGGGACATATACAGAGTACGCGGAATCGGTGTAGCAGAAAGGGTTAACACATCTACTTGGGATTTAAAATCCTTGATTTTTTCTTTCTGGTTGACTCCAAAACGCTGTTCTTCATCCACCACCAGCATTCCTAAATCTTTGAACTTAACATCCTTATTTAATAATTGCTGTGTCCCCACCACCACGTCTAATTCACCTGTGGCTAATCGCTGCACGATCTCCTTTTTCTCCGCTGCACTGCGGAAACGGTTTAATAAGCCAACGTTGATCGGATAGGGTGCAAATCGCTCTTTTAGGGTGTGATAGTGCTGCTGCGTCAGAATTGTTGTTGGTGCGAGAAACGCCACCTGCTTGTTACCACTGGTAATCACTTTAAAAATTGCCCGAATTGCCACCTCGGTTTTACCAAAGCCAACATCACCACATACTAATCGATCCATCGGGCGATCGCTTTCTAGGTCAATTTTAATTTCTTGAGTAGCTTTGAGCTGATCGGGAGTGGGTTGATAGGGGAAAGAATCTTCTAATTCTTGTTGCCAAGGGTTATCAGGAGGATAGGCATAACCTTCTAGTTTTGAGCGTTTAGCATAGAGTTTTAATAAATCTACCGCCAACTTCTTAATATTTTTCTTGACTCTGCTCTTAGTGTTTGACCAAGACACATTAGCCATTTTATTTAATTCTGGAGGACGCTTTCCTGTCTGCCGAAATCGCGTCAGCATATCTAAAGAATCGGCAGGTATTCTTAACGTTCCGTCGGCATATTTAACAACTAGATATTCACGGTTAACTAAAGTTTCTAATTCCAGAAATTTCCCTAAGCCATGATGTTTATGTACCACATAATCACCAGGACGTAATTTATCAAGATCGACTTTTTTAGAAGTAGCTCGACGGCGCTTACGAATATAGCCAGAAGTAGCTAAAGTTTGTTGTCCAAAGAATTCTTTATCCGTAACAATAACGATGCGATAAGTAGGTAAAATAAACCCTTCTAATTCCGCTAAACCAGAATATTTAACCGCTACCGCCGTACTTTGAATATGCGCCTTGTCAATTGCCCGAAAATCTTGGGGATTAGGGACAAACTGCACGGGACAATCGTGTTCTTGTAATAAAGAAGCCGAACGACTAGGCTGTGCCGAAACCAACCATGTCTGATACTTCTCTAAAGTCATTCCACTATATATTTCTCGCTTCCCTCTTAAGATTGCTGCTAACTTGGCAAACTGTTGAGGAGTTGTCGGAATCGGACGCGCCTGCAAATTATGTACCGCAACTCGATCGGGATTTGCTATCTCTAAACGAGGTTTTGCTTCCGCTATTTCTGATAAATAAATACAGTTAAAGTTATTAGTTTTAGCTAAACAATTAGAAAATTCACTATGAATCTTCGGCAGACTTTGATTTACATCTTGCCACTGAGATTGAGCTAATTCCAGCCAGCGATCGCTATGTGCTTGACACTGTTCTAATTCATCAATTGCAATAAAAGTACGCTCGGGTAAATAATCTAAAAGTGTTGCAGGCCGATCGAAGGCAATTCCTAAAAATCTTTTCATCCCTTCAGGGGGATTACCAGCCAGTAAAGCTTCTAATTCTTCGTTGTCTAAATAACTTTCGATACTCTTATCTTGCTCTAAAATACTCTGAGCAATAACATTACTAAAGCTGGTGGGAGTTAATAACAACTGCTCTACGCGATCGAGCGATCGCTGATTGGCAGGATCGAATTCCTTTAACTGTTCTAATTCATCGCCAAACCAATCTAGCCTAACGGGTAATTCTGCCGAAACAGGGAAAATATCGACAATATCCCCGCGTCTACTCCACTGTCCTTCGTTTTCTACCAAGTTTACTCGTTCATATCCCAATTTAGCCAAAAATTCATCTAGCTGCTGAGAAGTTAATTCCATCCCTGGCTGTAGAGTTAGACAATAAGACTGAAATACCTCTGGTGGTGGTAAATGGGGCTGAAGCGATCGCTCTGTAGCAACAATAGCTGTAGGGGCGATTCGCGAATCGCCCCTACAAAAAGCCCCTGATAAAACTTGCATCTGCCCCCAGGTAATTTCTGATTCAGGATCAAAATGGCTGTAGGGAGTGGCTTCAGAAGTAGGATAGAAATTTACTGTATCCCAACCCATTGCCTCTAATTGAGCAGCCCAACGCCCCGCCTCTTCTAAGGTAGAACACACCACCAACAAGTTCTTCTTTTCAGCTTGTGCCAAACTAGAACAAACGATCCCTTTGGCTAAGCGAGGAATACCGTTCAGCAACAAAGATTGCCCTCGATCTAGTTTACTTAGTAGTTCTTTGGTTAAAGGCGATTTTTCGATCCTCCGTACTACTGATGCAAAAGCCATATTTAACAGGATGATAAATTAAAGAATGAAAAGTTAGAAATTTTACTCTCTTTAAAAAGAGTAGCGAAAAACGAGGCTTGTTAGTGCAGGTATATTAGAAATGAGGTGCTGCGATCTCAAAGCTAGGCGCGACGCGAAGGACGCGAAGCTTATCCGAAGGTGTACCCTTTAGGGAATCCTTTAGGGAAGCTTAATCGCTTTTTGTATTAAAACAGTCTTATCTAATGGTGCTAAACTGTCTTTAGTATCATGACTACCGTGTTAAAATGATACTCAATTTTAAAGATCGAGGAACAAAAGATATTTTCAATGGAGACAAGACAAAATCTGCGCGTCAAACCTGTCCGCAATCTCTATGGAAAGTTGCCAGAAGAAAATTAGACCAGTTAGATTTTGCAGCAAATTTAAACGATTTGCGTTCTCCACTCAAAAATAAATTAGAAGCTTTAAAAAGCGATAGAAAAGGACAGTATAGTATTCGTATTAACGACCAATATAGAATTTGCTTTGTTTGGTCAGATAGTGATGTAGAAGATGTAGAGATTGTTGATTATCATTGACAGGAAATAGTTATGGTTAATATTCCTACAAATAGATCGCCAACTAGTCCAGGGGAAATGTTAAGAGAAGAATTCCTCGAACCAATGGGATTGACTCAACATCAGTTAGCTGATGGTATAGGAGTCAGCTACCAAAGAATTAACGAACTTATTAACGGTAAAAGAGGTATTACTACCAGTACAGCATTAAGATTAGCTAAATACTTCAATACAACTCCCGATTTTTGGCTGAATTTGCAAAGAGCAAATGATATTTATCGAGTTTTAAAAAAAGAAGCAGAACAGATAAACAAAATTCAACCAGTCAGTTCGACATAGAAGTAATTTTGGCGATCGCACTTGAGGTACACTTTCTTATAATTATTGGCGATGCGATCGCTTTTTCAATTGATAAATTTTAAATTAGATTATTTTGCGATCGGGACTAAATCAATTTTCACCTTTCGATTTAAAGCATTAGCAATACGTCCCAACATTGAAAGTGAATGTCCTTCATAATTTGCATCTTCTAAACGAGAAATAACTGACTGAGTAGTATCAATCATTTTTGCCAGTTCTTTTTGACTCAATCCCGCTTCAATACGAGCATCATAGATTAACTGTGCTACATAAGCATTGATTGTTTCTTGTTCGCATAACTCTCTTAATTCGGCATCATTACCAATTAAATTATCAATAATTTTAATTCCATCACTTGTTTTAGTCATTATCTGTTATCGCTCCTTTATAAGTATGTTTTTCTGGGTTTTGCTCAAACTTCTTTTTTCTTTTAATTGCTAATTCAATATCTTTTTTCGGAACTGCTGATGTCTTTTTAATAATTGAATGATTGAGTACAGCAATATGTTTACCATTAAAAAAATAGAGTATTCTGTACTGAGTATTTATATCTTTCGCTCTTAATTCATAGATACCATCCCGTAAGTAATCTGCTGCTGGTCTGCGTAATTCATAGCCAGTACTATTCAACTGGCGAATTCTAGCAACACATTTAGCAAAACCTTTGCGGTTTTTCTTTTTCAACTCCTCTAACCAGTCGATCACAGGAGCATCTCCTTCTTTTTCTTGAAAAAATAGTATTGAAGTTATCGGCACTGATTCAGATACATATTACTTTTTATAGCAATATTGCGATAATTTATTTCTATATTATCACGAGTGAAAAATATAAATCTGCATAGCGATCGCACGTACTATTGATGCAAAAGCCATAGTTTATAAGGGTGCGGAATAAATGAGGAAGGATGAAATAATTTTACCCTCTTAAAAAGATAGCGAAAAACGAGGCTGATTAGTGCAGGTATATTAGAAATAGAATTTATACTGGCTTTATGCAAGCTAATCTTTGAAAATAACAAAAATGTCTGATATCAACTATGAACTAGAATTGAGACAAGAGATCTCCAACTTATACAAAGTTTTTGAACTTTATCATTTAAATTCTCACATAGCAGGATGTCCCTGTTGCGTTACAAAAGACGATCAAAAATTAATCAAAAGTAAAATATTAAATCAATTAACTGTTGAAGATTTGAATAATTATGCTTTTCATGCAATTTCCACCTGGGGAACAATCGAAGATTTTAAACATTTTTTACCACGGTTATTGGAATTAACAGCTTTTGAACCTAAATTTTTCTGGCCAGATACAGTCATTAGAAAGCTTTCTTTTGCAGAGTTCGATGATTGGACAGAATCAGAACAAAAAGTCATCAATCAATATCTACTTGCATTGTGGAATTATATTTTATCTCAACCACCTCATTTAAATTTTAGTGCATCTGATTTTATAAACTCTTTATTAAGCATCAAAGATGAATTAAATCTATTTTTAGTAATATGGCAAAAACACCCTTCACTTTATTCTTTATTGCATTTATCAGAATTTATTAGATATCGAATTGATTTTAATAAAGTACCAATAAAAATCGATTATTTTTCTCAAAAAGACACAAAAGAATTTTTAGAATGGCTATCGAAAGATGAAATAATTAAAAAACTAGAACAATATTTTTTTGATAATTTAGATGAACCTTGGGCAGAACAGTTGGCTACTACTATAGATATTTTGAACTGTGTTTTCAATAAATAACTTTTTTAGCGATCGCTATTTAATTTGGAAAAGTGCGCTTGCCAATAATCAATTTATTATTCTCGTTCCAAAATTCGATCCACTTTATTTTCTATGGTCATCAATCTGCGTAAAATATAAGTTTAAGTAAGCTTTTCAACTAATTGTTTTTTGAAGCTTCCTTTTTTTAGTTTATATGTAAGTAGCGTAATCAGCGATCGCCCTTAATATTGATGCAAAAGCCATCTTTAACAGGATGATAAATTAAAGACTGAAAAGAAAAAACAGTATGGATCGGTGTAGATAGATTTAAGTAGGTAGGCAAAATAATTGCTCAAACCCCTACCCTTAGAACTATTTGTTACTCGTCCTAAAGGACTTGTCTACCGAACTAAGCGGCACAAGTCGCATAGTTTCCGTCGCGTTTTGGGTAGGAAGATTCCCACCCAAAAGCCGACGGGGAGATACCGCTCCGCATATTACTCGTTACTCGTTACTTGTTACTCCCTAACCTCATTTCCAATTTAATTACACCCACCTACTTAATTAAGTCTTAAGTCGAGATAATATTTTGATGAGAGAAAATTTAGGATACATAGGACACAATTTAGTCCTGTATGCTTTTAGTGAAGACCATCTATGAATGAAGATTCTCCAAATCAGCCAGATTTAGCTAACCACAAGGATCGAGATTCAGTTGATTTAGAACAGATTGAAAGTTTAATTGAGATTTTAATTGATGAAAAGACATCTCCTC
The genomic region above belongs to Pleurocapsa minor HA4230-MV1 and contains:
- a CDS encoding helix-turn-helix transcriptional regulator, coding for MTKTSDGIKIIDNLIGNDAELRELCEQETINAYVAQLIYDARIEAGLSQKELAKMIDTTQSVISRLEDANYEGHSLSMLGRIANALNRKVKIDLVPIAK
- a CDS encoding DUF1345 domain-containing protein, with protein sequence MLKHLDAKPRLVIAILVAVLIYLLLPQWMHLATRIIVAWDVGVIIFLTLVWLMMIKATTKKMQRYSQRQDESRWTILIVVVAAACASLLAIGFMLSGNKAISAPILRLHIILTLVTIVASWLLIHTMFALHYAHLYYQPKSTPSRLPDALDFPTEKQPDYWDFLYFSLGIGMTCQVSDVPINSRLLRRLVLIHEVLTFFFNTVILALAINILASLI
- a CDS encoding HigA family addiction module antidote protein, translated to MVNIPTNRSPTSPGEMLREEFLEPMGLTQHQLADGIGVSYQRINELINGKRGITTSTALRLAKYFNTTPDFWLNLQRANDIYRVLKKEAEQINKIQPVSST
- the metH gene encoding methionine synthase; the protein is MNSIFLDRLNSPNRPVLVLDGAMGTNLQVQNLTAEDFGGEKYEGCNEYLVHTKPEAVATVHRGFLEAGADIIETDTFGGTSIVLAEYDLGDQAYYLNKTAAELAKKLAIEYSTPEKPRFVAGSMGPGTKLPTLGHIDYDTLLVNYKEQAEGLYDGGVDLFLVETCMDVLQIKAALNGIEEVFKEKGDRRPLMVSVTMEQMGTMLSGSTMESALAILEPFPIDILGLNCATGPDLMKEHIKHLSEHSPFVVSCVPNAGLPENIGGQAHYKLTPLELRMALMHFVEDLGVQIIGGCCGTRYDHIKSLAEMSGDLTPKERHPHYEPSAASIYSTQPYIQDNSFLIVGERLNASGSKKCRELLNEEDWDSLVALAKSQVKEGAHILDVNVDYVGRDGEKDMKELASRLVNNVTLPLMLDSTEWTKMEAGLKVAGGKCILNSTNYEDGEERFYQVLELAKRYGAGIVIGTIDEDGMGRTAEQKFAIAKRAYNAAVEYGIRPEEIFFDPLALPVSTGIEEDRENGKATVEATKRIRAELPGCHVLLGVSNVSFGLNLASRQVLNSVFLHECMQVGLDSAIVNASKILPLSKIDPQHQKICHDLIYDKREFDGDICTYDPLGELTTLFAGQKVKKSEAVDKNLPIEERLKQHIIDGERIGLDEALDEALQQYPPLDIVNTFLLDGMKVVGELFGSGQMQLPFVLQSAQTMKAAVAHLEPHMDKEEADDNGKGKFIIATVKGDVHDIGKNLVDIILSNNGYKVINLGIKQPVESIIKAYEEHQPDCIAMSGLLVKSTAFMKDNLETFNEKGITIPVILGGAALTPKFVNQDCQNTYKGKVIYGKDAFADLHFMDKLMPAKAENNWDDLKGFLNEADDGTGDSRTENGNEIPFEGENQDKIFVDEVSKKQEPAVIDTRRSDEVSLDIDRPTPPFWGSKILEPADIPLAEVFPYLDLQALFVGQWQFRKPKDQSRQEYDEFLARKVNPILEEWQQRIIADNLLHPTVIYGYFPCNAEGNTLYIYDPVEAIRETPLPEPITSFEFPRQSSGKRLCIADFFASRESGQVDVFPMQAVTVGEIATEYAQKLFQADNYTEYLYFHGMAVQMAEALAEWTHARIRHELGFAAEESSSIRDILQQRYRGSRYSFGYPACPNIADQFKQLDLLDTKRIKMYMDESEQLYPEQSTTAIITYHPAARYFST
- a CDS encoding type II toxin-antitoxin system RelE/ParE family toxin, giving the protein MILNFKDRGTKDIFNGDKTKSARQTCPQSLWKVARRKLDQLDFAANLNDLRSPLKNKLEALKSDRKGQYSIRINDQYRICFVWSDSDVEDVEIVDYH
- a CDS encoding type II toxin-antitoxin system RelE/ParE family toxin; translated protein: MPITSILFFQEKEGDAPVIDWLEELKKKNRKGFAKCVARIRQLNSTGYELRRPAADYLRDGIYELRAKDINTQYRILYFFNGKHIAVLNHSIIKKTSAVPKKDIELAIKRKKKFEQNPEKHTYKGAITDND
- the mfd gene encoding transcription-repair coupling factor, which encodes MAFASVVRRIEKSPLTKELLSKLDRGQSLLLNGIPRLAKGIVCSSLAQAEKKNLLVVCSTLEEAGRWAAQLEAMGWDTVNFYPTSEATPYSHFDPESEITWGQMQVLSGAFCRGDSRIAPTAIVATERSLQPHLPPPEVFQSYCLTLQPGMELTSQQLDEFLAKLGYERVNLVENEGQWSRRGDIVDIFPVSAELPVRLDWFGDELEQLKEFDPANQRSLDRVEQLLLTPTSFSNVIAQSILEQDKSIESYLDNEELEALLAGNPPEGMKRFLGIAFDRPATLLDYLPERTFIAIDELEQCQAHSDRWLELAQSQWQDVNQSLPKIHSEFSNCLAKTNNFNCIYLSEIAEAKPRLEIANPDRVAVHNLQARPIPTTPQQFAKLAAILRGKREIYSGMTLEKYQTWLVSAQPSRSASLLQEHDCPVQFVPNPQDFRAIDKAHIQSTAVAVKYSGLAELEGFILPTYRIVIVTDKEFFGQQTLATSGYIRKRRRATSKKVDLDKLRPGDYVVHKHHGLGKFLELETLVNREYLVVKYADGTLRIPADSLDMLTRFRQTGKRPPELNKMANVSWSNTKSRVKKNIKKLAVDLLKLYAKRSKLEGYAYPPDNPWQQELEDSFPYQPTPDQLKATQEIKIDLESDRPMDRLVCGDVGFGKTEVAIRAIFKVITSGNKQVAFLAPTTILTQQHYHTLKERFAPYPINVGLLNRFRSAAEKKEIVQRLATGELDVVVGTQQLLNKDVKFKDLGMLVVDEEQRFGVNQKEKIKDFKSQVDVLTLSATPIPRTLYMSLSGIREMSLITTPPPSRRPIKTHLSPYNPEVIRNAIRNELDRGGQIFYVVPRVEGIEEISAQLRTMIPGIKIAIAHGQMPESELESTMLTFNNGESDLLLCTTIIESGLDIPRVNTIIVEDSQKFGLSQLYQLRGRVGRSGTQAHAWLLYPSKQTLSETARKRLRALQEFSQLGSGYQLATRDMEIRGVGSLLGAEQSGQMTQIGFDLYMEMLQESIQEIQGQEIPKVEDTQIDLKLTSFIPANYISDPEQKMDAYRAIATATSKKELVQIAAEWEDRYGSLPSPTQQLIQVMELKQIAKAIGFSRIKPEGQQNIVLETPMAEPAWNLIAENLPKHLRSRFVYAPKKVIVRGLGIAKPQKQLNDLIDWLGTIHKALPELELV